A region of the Sandaracinaceae bacterium genome:
CGCGGCCGAGCAACCTTGGGAGCCCCGCTACCTGGCGCAGCCCATCAGCGCGGCGCTCTTGGCGCTGTTCTTCCAGTGGGGCGTCGGCGGGCACGACCTGCGGATCCCCGAAGTCATCGAGCGCAAGGAGCCCCTGGGACCCTTCCTCGAGCGGGCGAAGCCCTTCCTCAAGAAGTCCGCCTGGCAGCTCTTCAAGGACTACGGCTTCTACCCTGCGCTGGCGCTCGGCAACGCGCCGCGCGTGGCCTTCGGCAACCTGCTGGCCAACGGGGCCCGCAACCTGTGGACCTTCTCGGTCATCTTCTGCGGACACTTCCCCGAGGGCGTGCGCGTCTACACCGAGGCCGAGACCGAGAACGAGTCGCGCGGGGAGTGGTACGTGCGCCAACTGAACGGCTCGGGCAACGTCGAAGGCAGCCCCACGCTGCACCTGCTCACGGGCCACCTCAGCCACCAGATCGAGCACCACCTCTTCCCGGACATCCCGGCGGCCCGCTATCCCGAGATGGCCGTGACGGTGCGCGAGATCTGCGAGCGCTACGGGCAGGTCTACAACACGGGCAGCTTCGCGAAGCAGCTCGGCAGCGTGGCCAAGCGCATCGTGCGGCTCTCGCTGCCCGGGCCCGTGATTCCCGCACGCGAGGTGGCGCCGCCGTCTTCCGCCGAGGCTCAGGTGGAGCTGCCCGTGCGCGAGAGCGTGCGTGAAGGCGTGCGTCACGCCGCCTGATCGGCTCCGGCTACCGGGACGCGTGGTCCCACGTTGTCGCTGTCGTGGGCGTGGGCCTTGACGGCGACGGCGACGGCGACGCCCCGGCCTACCGCGACGCTCCGGCCTGACGCCTCGCCGAGAGGATGCACGCCGCAACCACGGTGACCGACCCCTCCATTTCCCACACTGGAGACGTCGACAGCCGAGTGCCGTCACAGGAGACGCTTCGACCCGGAATTCGTCGCCGTCGCCGTCGCCGTCAAGGCCCACGCCTACGACAACGAAAACGACAACGACGGGGTGCTCGCGGTGACCGGTGGTCACCCACTTCGGAGTGTGTAGGCCCGCTACTGCCGCGAATCCGCCGGCACCGCGTCCAGAGCACGCCCGAACAGGGACACGTCTGCCGCGACGGTGCCGTCGGCCAGGCCCACGATGACGATGGCCTGGTCACTGACCAGGATGGGCCCAATGTCCACGCGGGCGAGCTGCACGTGCAGGGTGAGCTGCTCGGACACCTCGATGTCGCGCGCGCTCTCGTTCACGGCCGCGAGCGCCGTATCCAGCGTGCTGCCGATGTCGAACTCGAGCGCGGCCTGCACGCCGGCGAGGAAGTCGTCGTGCATGGCCCAGTTGGCCATGCGCAGCAGCACGTTGCGGGTGTCCAGGTCGTACGCCACCTCCTCGAAGCGCAACATGCGCGTGGCCGGGTCGTAGCGCGGCACGCCGATCATGTGCAGCACCCCCTGGGCCGAGCGCAGCATGCCCTTGCGTGCGTTGATGCCGCACAAGATGTGGACACGCCCGTCCGAAGCGCCGCGCAGCTCCACACTGTCGATGCGGATGGTGGCGCCCGAGTCGAGCAGGCGCTCGCTCCCCACGAGATCCGCCTGGGCGCGCGCCGTCAGCTCGCTGAAGGGCACCTGGATGGGCACCTGCAGGTGGAACGAATTGCTCATGACGTCCACCTCGCGCAGCGCCGGCAGCGGTGGAATCTCCGGGAGCGTGGGCGGCGCGCCGAGGTAGCTCCGCACGCGGGCCGAGACACCGAGACCGAACGTGAAGCGACCCGGCTCGAGACGCGGGCGCACCCACTGCACCTCGACGGGCTCGAGCTGCACGTAGAGCGCGGGGTCATCCATGACCTGGATGGGCTGCAGCACGCGCGGCCAGAGGCGCTCCATGCGGCCGCGCAGGTCGATGGCTGCGCCCAGGCGGTCGTCGATGACGTCGCGCAGGGCGGTGATGTACGGCCGCAGCTGACCGTCCAGCAGGCGCCGCACGTCGAAGCGCGCGGGGCCGATGCCTACGTTGGCGTTGGTGATCTGGTAGTCGATGGTGGACTCGCTGGTGGCCTGCCACGCCTCGTCGGCCGAGATGCGCGTGTCGATGCGGATGGCGAACGAGGTGCTGGCGCGCTCGGTGTGGCCAATGGGGAAGCCCATGACCTGCGTGCTGACGGTGGCCTCGATGTCCAGCGTGATGGGCAGGATGACCTGCAGCCGCCCTTGGTTGGCGAGCAGGATGCTGTTGCCGGCGCGGGCCAGGCGGAACGAGCCCGTCACGCCCGAGGCGATGGTGATGTTGCGCAGGGCCGCGATCTCGGTGGGCAGGCTCTCGTTGAGCAGCCGGTTGAGCTCGTTGAAGTCGAGCGGCACCACCAGCTGCACAGTGGAGGCGGGAACCTCCATGTCCGCGGGCATCTGCGTGAGCGCCGAGGCGGCCGTGGGAGGCACCGGGTAGATCTGGCTGACGCACGCCGAGAGCGGCGCCCAGACCAGCGCGAGCGCCAAGAGAACCACCAGGGAGCCGGTGTACGGAGCACGAGCGAGTTCGATGGGACGTTCCGGCGCTGAATTCATCCCGCCGTCTTACTCCCTGGCGCCCACCGATGACAAACGAGAACGGAGCGGGCTCGTGGGGGCTGCTACGCTGAGGCTCGCATGACGCCTGCGCCCACCGCCACGCTCGAAGAGTCCGCGCTGCGCGTCGTGGACGCTCTCGACCTGCTCGAACCGCCCGCCCGGGAGCGCTTTGCTCGGCAGCTGCTGGCCCCCGTGGCGGGGCACGTGCTCGCCGCCCACGGGCGCGGGGCACGCGTGGTTGGCCTCTATGGGGCTCAGGGCAGCGGGAAGACCACGCTCGCTCGGAGCCTCGGGGCGGTACTGGCGGCTCACACGGGCCTGCGTGTGGCGGTGCTCTCGCTCGACGACTTCTATCTGAAGCGCGCGCACCGGCTGCGGGTGGCGGCCCATATGCACCCGCTGTTCGAGACGCGTGGCGTCCCCGGCACCCACGACGTGGCGCTGCTGGTGCGCACCATGGATTCGCTGCTGGCGCCGCGCGACGAGCACGATGTGCCGGTGCCGCGCTTCGACAAGGCGCGAGACGACCGCGCGCCAGAGCCAGAGCTGGTGCCGGCGCCCGTGGACC
Encoded here:
- a CDS encoding DUF4403 family protein, with amino-acid sequence MNSAPERPIELARAPYTGSLVVLLALALVWAPLSACVSQIYPVPPTAASALTQMPADMEVPASTVQLVVPLDFNELNRLLNESLPTEIAALRNITIASGVTGSFRLARAGNSILLANQGRLQVILPITLDIEATVSTQVMGFPIGHTERASTSFAIRIDTRISADEAWQATSESTIDYQITNANVGIGPARFDVRRLLDGQLRPYITALRDVIDDRLGAAIDLRGRMERLWPRVLQPIQVMDDPALYVQLEPVEVQWVRPRLEPGRFTFGLGVSARVRSYLGAPPTLPEIPPLPALREVDVMSNSFHLQVPIQVPFSELTARAQADLVGSERLLDSGATIRIDSVELRGASDGRVHILCGINARKGMLRSAQGVLHMIGVPRYDPATRMLRFEEVAYDLDTRNVLLRMANWAMHDDFLAGVQAALEFDIGSTLDTALAAVNESARDIEVSEQLTLHVQLARVDIGPILVSDQAIVIVGLADGTVAADVSLFGRALDAVPADSRQ
- a CDS encoding kinase, which codes for MLEPPARERFARQLLAPVAGHVLAAHGRGARVVGLYGAQGSGKTTLARSLGAVLAAHTGLRVAVLSLDDFYLKRAHRLRVAAHMHPLFETRGVPGTHDVALLVRTMDSLLAPRDEHDVPVPRFDKARDDRAPEPELVPAPVDLVLLEGWCLGVPPEPAERLLTACNELEVQQDEGGRFRRCVNYRLAHDYADLANRVDWLLALMVDSFEVSCRQRLEQEHALRAATSEGMSDSEVRAFMQRFERVSRWALLSMEERADLVVHIDEAHLPRDPVAPP
- a CDS encoding acyl-CoA desaturase encodes the protein MTRVSRTLSKSEAEAFGRELDALRQSVVDDLGERDVAHIRKVIRMANTSEAAGRVLLHVGIGPLSFVGGVSALALSKILENMEIGHNVMHGQYDWTRDPALDSHRYDWDNVCTAEDWRHSHNFEHHTYTNIVGKDRDVGYGLLRVAAEQPWEPRYLAQPISAALLALFFQWGVGGHDLRIPEVIERKEPLGPFLERAKPFLKKSAWQLFKDYGFYPALALGNAPRVAFGNLLANGARNLWTFSVIFCGHFPEGVRVYTEAETENESRGEWYVRQLNGSGNVEGSPTLHLLTGHLSHQIEHHLFPDIPAARYPEMAVTVREICERYGQVYNTGSFAKQLGSVAKRIVRLSLPGPVIPAREVAPPSSAEAQVELPVRESVREGVRHAA